The Candidatus Bathyarchaeia archaeon nucleotide sequence ATGAGACTATGACGGTTCAAATAGCTACGGGGCAGGCCTATTCCTTCATCCGCGACAAGAAAGAGATTCATATTCTGTAAACATGACGAAATAGTGGCGAGGTAGAATTCCTTCAGCCCTCTGAGGCCGGAGACGTGTTCAGCTTATCCGGATTTTTCCTCGGCCTTCAAAGCCATAGCTTGTTTGTGTTCGATCTGTTTCTGTTTTATCTCCTCGTAGAGGTTGCACCAGTCGCGGCCAGAAACGACAAGCTGGTAGGCTTTGAGCTTGGGATGAATGCACATTGCCCTGTCAAACAGATCAGCGTTGAGCGGATCGGTTGTCGCAAACCAGATGCAGGAGAGACAATTTTGACCCTGCCACTGTATACCCTTCAAACGCTTCTGCAGTTCGGACTCAGTTCCAGACATGATGCTTCAGCAGGAAACAGCTCTTGAAAAGTATTTAGGCACTGAAGAAAAAATAGAATCCCATGAAAACTGCGCAGAAGAGCACTCAGAAGTCCAAGGGACTCACAGAGGGGGAGATAGCTGCGATGAGGGAGACTCTCCAGGAACGGAAGGCGGGCAAAGAAAACGACGAGAGCGCCGTGCTTGCGAAAATCGCCGAGATGCGAGAGCCAGACCGAAGCATCGCCAAGAAGCTCCACGCCATCATCAAAGCAACCGCGCCAGTCCTCTCTCCGAGAACCTGGTATGGGATGCCCGCGTATGCCAAGGACGACAAAGTCGTCTGCTTCTTCCAAGCAGCGCAGAAATTCAAAGCGAGGTACTCGACGTTCGGCTTCAGCGACAAGGCGAACTTCGACGAAGGCCAGATGTGGCCAACCTCCTTCGCGTTAAAGGGATTGACTGCCGCCGAAGAGTCACGGATCGCTGCACTCGTGAAGAAAGCGGTGAGCTAAGAACCAGTTCGCCTAGCTACCTGGAATCCCGTGTCTACTTTTCAGGAACCGTATTCACAAGGAAGGCTATTTTAGTGAAGGGTCGCTCTTTGATTTCAGATTTAGTTGCGCAGGCCGCGTAGGGTCAAGCCGCTCGCTACAATAATCTCCGCGGGCCTCTCTAAATTCGGACGGCGAGATGGCGTCTACGCTCGTGAGCTATTCGCCGAAGCTGCTCTAGAGGCCTTTCACCGGGTTGAGGAGTTGGACCCTGGCAAGGATATCAAGGCCGCATTCATTGGCCAGATGAGCGAGGCTTACGAGCATCAAGCGCATGATGCCCCGATAAACGCAAGCTGGGCCGGTCTACTGCCCGCTCCTGCAACGAGGATAGAGAATGCCTGTGCCTCTTCGGGATCGGCTCTTCGCGCCGGGATAATGGCGATCAAGTCCGGCATGTACGACATCGTGTTGGTTGGTGGCGTTGAGAAGATGACTAATCAGCCTACGCCAGAAGTGACTGGAATTCTTGCCACGGCCTCGGACTATCCCTTCGAACAATGGAACGGGATGACTTTCCCCGGACTATTCGCCTTGATGGCAACCGTTCACATGCACGAGTACGGAACAACGGAGGAACAAATGGCCGCCGTGGCGGTGAAGAATCACAAGAATGGGGCCTTGAATCCCAAGGCCCACATGCAGAAAGAAGTGACCCTCGACGAGGTTATGAAATCCCGTATGGTCGCATGGCCTCTCAAACTGTATGATTGCTCCCTCATAACCGACGGAGCCAGTTGTCTAATCCTGACGAACCCGAAACTCGCGAAGAAGCTCAGCGACAATTACGTTCACATTATCGGTTCGGGACAATCCCAGGACACCTTCTGCCTCCACGAACGCGACAGCCTCACCACCATCAACGCCGCAAAGCAAGCAGCGCAGGAGGCCTACAAGATGGCTGATGTCAAGCCGAAAGACATCGACGTTGCCGAAGTCCACGATTGCTTCACAATCGCTGAGATCATCGCATGCGAGGACTTGGGTTTCTGCAGGCCTGGCCAGGGAGGCAAGTTCGTTGAGAGCGGCGCCTCAAACATCGGTGGAACTATCCCGATTAACACGAGTGGTGGGCTCAAATCGAAAGGACACCCCGTAGGCGCCACAGGAACTGCCCAAATCCACGAACTATATTTGCAGCTGACAGGACAGGCTGACCGGAGACAAGTCGCCGATGCCGAAATTGCCCTTGCACATAATCTAGGTGGATCCGGAGCCACCGGTGTAGTTCACATATTGAGGAGCGTTTGAAAAATTTGAGCGAGCTGCCGCCCCCTACGATCGAAGAGTTCTATCGGCAGTGCGCTGAGCGGAAATTAATGGCGGTGAGGTGCGTTCGATGCAAGCACATTATGGTTCCACCCAGATCGATCTGTCCAAAGTGTCGATCCTCGAGGGTCGAGTGGGTTCAGCTGGGAACCAAAGGCAAGCTCGTAACTTACACAGTCGTCCATGTTTCGCCACCACAGTTCAAACACATGACTCCATACGCTGTCGGAATTGTGAACATGGAGGAGGGGGTCAAGTTGCCTAGCATTATCCGAACGTCGCGACTGGAATCCTTGAAAATTGGAATGGAGCTAGAGGTTGATTTCAGTCCGAAATCACAAGAGACGAGCTGGCCCCACTGGCCACGATACTTCTTCAAAGAAACCGAATAGCCAGCGCTTAAATAAGCGGTTCCTAGTTCCCTCTAGCAACGGGGAGCTGGGATAAACCCGGCTGAGAGGATGGCTTCGTCGCCATCGACCCTTAAGAAAGTTCGGTTAAATTAACTGAGCTTTTCACCTGATCCGGGTAATGCCGGCGGAGGGACGATAGGAAGCCTGATTCTTCAGCCGTTTCTCAGCCACCTCAACAAAATGAACAAGAGGCATGTTGGAAACGTTCGAGGCATCAGAACAGCCCGTATTGCCAAAGAGGATCACGTTTCGGCAAGCTGTCCCAGTCAAGATTCTCGCGGAGATGGCTAGCGCGATCGCACTGTCGGGAGTACTTAGTCTCATTGCGATTTTCACTCTGCCTCAAGGGGGATCGATTACGTTGGCATCCATGGTGCCAGTTCTTTTGTTCGCCTTGAGACGAGGACCAAAGTTGGGAGCGATTGCGGGAACCCTTTTGGGCCTCGTCGTTCTTGTCGAGATGCCCCTAGTCGTCCACCCAGCACAGCTCCTTCTTGACTATCCATTCGCATTTGGAGCGTTAGGTCTCGCCGGGTTGTTTCGAAACAGACCGTTGATCGGCGTAGCAGTTGGCATAACCGGTCGTTTCATCATGCATTTCATTTCGGGAGTCATTTTCTTCGCATCATACGCTTGGGCCGGATGGGACCCTATCATATATTCCGCGGCTTACAATGCTGGCTATCTCATACCAGAAATGGTCATAAGCGGGTTCATTATTGTGATTCTGGTTCGCCTCAAAGCACTTCAACTATGTCTCTAGCCGATCTATTCTCCCTCGCTTGCCTTAGGACCCAGAGAGCCCATGAGATTTGGAAAGCCCAACGCCCAATACATGTCACAGACAGTGTACCGACTGAAAGGTAAGAAACGCTCGGAGGTTCTCAAGGGTCCGCAGCATGGCCTTGATGTTTCAGTAGTCCGACTCGGAAAAGGAAAGGTAATGGTGGCGACATCAGATCCTCTCTCCTACATCCCCCAGGTTGGACCCGAGGCCTCAGCATGGCTGTCCATTCATCTCTTGGCCTCGGACCTCACAACCACCGGGTTCTCACCCGTATACGGTCTATTCGACTTCAACCTCCCACCTGCGTTGGGAGACTCTCAATTCGCGACATTCTGGAAGGCTTTTCACAACGAATGCAAAAAACTGGGAATATCAATAATCGGAGGTCACACAGGAAAATACCCTGGAATTGACTACAGCGTCATTGGGGGAGGGGTGCTCCTCGCTACTGGTCCTGAGAAATCGTACCTGACTTCAAGCATGGCCCATTCTGGAGATGACGTCATCCTGACCAAGGGTGTCGCCATTGAGACGACCGCGGTCCTAACTCGGACGTTCCCAAGAACAGTGAAGAAAGCTCTGGGCTCCAAATTGTTCGCAAGGGCCTGGGATTATCTGGGAAAAGTGAGTACTGTTAGAGACGCTTTGACAGCTTCGTCGATAGGGGTCAGACGTGACGGGGTAACGGCGATGCATGATGCCACGGAAGGCGGAGTAATCGCAGGGATGATCGAACTAGCGAGCGCGTCCGACCTGGGCATAATCGTTGACCTAGAGTCGATTCCGGTAAGCGAAGAGACTCGTGCGTTGTGTGACCATTTCAGGATCGACCCACTAGTCTCCCTGAGTGAAGGCAGTCTCATCATCGCTTCGAGACCAGCAAAGACAGACAAGATTCGATCCAAATTGACTTCAGCTGAGATCCCTTCAAATGTTGTCGGAAAGCTGACTTCGAAGTTTCGAGGTTGCAAAGCAACGACACGCATGGGGATGCGAAACCTCGGCTACCCCGACGCTGACCCTTACTGGACGGCCTACTCAAAAGGGATCGAGCGAGGCTGGTCATGAATTGCCGCAGCTGCTAATTATCGGCCCTTAGCGTTCGCTCGCCTCTCCTACCAATCAAGTCCCGCGCCTCACTTTTGCTATGGAATCGGGTTGTCACTACGATGATTGCAAGAGCGAAACTATCCTGTTCTGTGGCAACTGTCGCAAATGGTTCTGCAAGAAGCACTTCGGTGAACATAGAGAGCTTATCCGTCAACTGAGGGCCAGGGCAATCTTCCCCGCGCTAGAGGCGCATTTACCCAAGCAGGCTAAGAGGTAGACTTCGATATCCTTTTCGCACGACGCCTACTTCGAATTGCCGAGGGTCGATACGAACTCCGGTTGAGCTTACGAATGCTATGTAGGAATTTTCAGTTGTTCGTTCTCGTGTGAGTAAATGTAAACTGGATTCTCTATCCGTCGCAATAGATCGATTGATTCCAATCCTTGGGCGGTACTGTATATCATTCCGGTGATGTTTCGTTTCTCGATGTTTTCTGGCAGAGGAGCAGCATCCCCCGCATAGACCAGGTTCCGGTTCTTCCACTTCACAACAACCGACTGGTGCCCTACGGTGTGGCCTGGTGTTGGGACGATCTCCACCCCGTCCTCAATCGTGTATTTTCCCCGTAGTGGCACGATTTCTCCGTCGGTGTCAAAGAATTCTCGCAGGTAACTTACACGCATGAATCTGTCTGGGAAGTATGCGTACCGGACCTCGTCCGTTTGTTCAAGAAACTTTGCGTTGGGAAAGAGAAGATTGTTTCCACAGTGATCAAAATGCAGATGAGTATTCACCACCAAAGTAATGTCGCTGGGTTCCAGTCCAGCCTTCTTCAACGATAATCGTAATTGTTCTTCTTTGGTCCTGATTACCTCGTGGAATTTCTCGTATTTCGGTGGCAGGGTCCCGATTCCGGTGTCGACTAGAATATTGTCTTTGTCTGTTCGTATCAGCAGCGGTTTGAGTGCTGCCTTGTACTTTATTCCTTGATATTTGCCGAATACGAGAAAGCTCTTGTCGAGCGTGAAATATCCATCTGTGAGCAGTCTTACGTCGATGACGGTCAACCGGACTCGTGTCTGGAGTCTGATTCAAAGGCTATAAATTATCCAGGTCGAAATCCTTCAAATCTGGTCCGGACAAGTTATCAAGAGATTCTTGGAGCAGTTGGCCGACTTGGTTGGAACGAGTCTCAGGCGAAAGCCTCTCTGGATTCCTTCTAGTGAACGAGTAAAACAGGCCAATCTCACCCGCTTTCTAGCACACGCCAACAAAAAGTATGCCCTGAGCCTCAGATCCTATCCTGAACTCTACAGATGGTCAATAGAGAAACCGACGGACTTTTGGTCCGCGATGTGGGACTATGGAGAGATCGCATCCACGAAAAAATTTCAGGCAGTTGTTGATGATCTCCGCAAGTTCCCGGGGGCCAACTGGTTTCCTGGGGCCAGACTCAACTTTGCCGAGAATCTTCTGAGATTCAGAGATGAAAGGATCGCCCTCATCTCACGGTCAGAGGGACGAGATCGTTCGAGTCTTACCTACTCCGGCCTATACACGCGAGTCGCGCGAGTAGCGAACGGTCTACGTGAGACAGGAGTACGAGCTGGTGACCGAGTAGGAGGCTACTTGCCGAACATAGAGGAAGCGGCGATCGCAATGTTGGCCACTACCAGTATCGGAGCCGTCTGGGCGTGCTGCGGCGCGGAACTCGGCTCAGGCGCCGTGTTGGATAGGTTTGGTCAGATCAAACCGAAAGTACTGTTCGCCGTTGATGGCTACGTCTACAAGGGCAAGAAATTCGACATTTCGCCTAACGTCAAGAATGTGGCGGACGGCGTCCCTTCGCTCGAAAAGATAGTTATGGTCCCCAACTCGGGAGCCGAATCTGGCATCGGCCAACCTGTCAACTCTGTTAGGTTCGATGAATTCGGATCGGGCAACGCGACAGGCAACATTCGGTTTGAGCAATTACCCTCAGATCATCCCGTGTACATCATGTTCACATCTGGGACGACAGGGAAGCCGAAGTGCATGGTTCAAGGTGCTGCAGGGGTCTTGCTAAATCAGTTGAAGGAGACGCAACTCCACGCTGATGTGAAGAAGGGCGATATGATCACATACATTAGCTCGCCGAGTTGGATGATGTGGAACTGGCTGATGAGCTGCTTGGCGACCGGTGCGACTCTGGTTTTGCACGATGGAAATCCTCTCTACCCTGAATGGGACACAATGTGGAAGCTGGTTCAGGAAGAAAAGCTCACGATCCTGGGATGCAGTGCCAGTTATCTCAATCATCTCAGAGGAATCGGCGCGAAACCAAGCAAGGATTACGACTTATCATCGCTTAGAGAGATTTCCCAAACCGGTTCCCCTCTGTCCACGGAGGGGTTCGAATGGGTCTACAAGGAAGTCAAGGCCGACCTGCATCTCAACTCGATCAGCGGAGGTACAGACATCAATGGTTGTTTCGCTGGCGGAGTCCCAGTTCTCCCCGTCTTTGGAGGTGAGCTGCAGGCGCCGGGGCTCGGGATGAAGATCAGCGTGTACGACGAGAATGGGGAGCCCGTTGTTGATAGGATGGGCGAGCTGGTCTGCGAGGCTCCAACCCCCTCTATGCCGTTATACTTCTGGGACGACCCTAAAGGTGAGAAATACCGCGAGGCCTACTTCGAGTACTATCGCGCTAAGGGGAAGAATGTTTGGAGGCACGGCGACTACGTGATGGTCCACGGCGACACGGGTGGTTACACGTTCTATGGACGTTCTGACGCGGTGATAAAGGCCTCCGGGGTTCGGGTTGGTACATCGGAAATCTACAATGTTGTTGAGAAACTACCTGAAGTCGCCGACAGTCTCGCAGTAGGCCAGAACTGGGCAGGAGATCAGAGAATCATCCTCTTCGTCAAGCTCTCCCCGAACCACAAGCTTACGGAGGACCTGAAGGAGAAGATCAAGAGAGCGATTCGGGCTGAGGCTTCACCGAAGCATGTTCCTGCTCTGATCTTGGAAGTGCCCGATATTCCCTACACTCTCAACATGAAGAAAGTTGAGGTTGCCGTCGCGAATATTGTAAACAATAGACCTGTCACAAATCGCGATGCTCTAGCGAACCCCGAATCCCTCGACTTCTATACACAGCTACTTCCACAACTGCGCGGAGGATAGGGCAACCATGAAAGACGCCATCGATGTTTCAATCCGACCGTATACTGAAGGAGACCTCTGGCTGTTGGAGAGCACACTCGGAAACCCAGGTCAAATGGTGCATTTGAACGGGCCGGAAAGTATGGAACAGATCCGGAAGCGTCACAACAAATTCCTTGCGATGTCTGTGGACCCGCACGCTGGATGCCAGTTCACGATTTTGGCCGGCTCTCTTAATTCCCCGGCCGGTAATGTTGGATATTGGGAAAGCGAATGGAAAGGCAAGACTGGGTGGGAGATGGGGTGGTTCGTGCTACCCCAATTTCAAGGGCGTGGAATCGCAACTGTGGCGACTAGACTGGTCATAGACTTGATTACCAAGCTTGAGAGTCATAAATTCGTCTTCGCATTTCCTTCGGTGGAGAATCACCAATCTAATGCCATCTGTAGAAAGCTCGGATTCATACTAACCGATCAAGTTAGTTCCGAGTATCCGCCGGGTAGCAAACGCTTGTTGCGCTGCAATATTTGGATACTCACTCTTCCGGTCAGTGGAATGGATGCGTCGGCGACGAGTTAGGAGGAGGGACGTTCTCAGGGTCGGCTTGAATTCCCGTGGGGGCAAAATGACGCGGGAGAGTGAAAGAGAATCAACCGAGTTTTTGTAGTTGGAAGATTACGTCTTCTCAACTGAAGACGTTACAGAACCCGAAAGAGGTAGATTGCCCAGCCGAGGGCGTCCCTTCCCCATTTGAGATAGGATTCTCTCTCCTTCGAATCGCGTGCCAGCAGTTCTTCGCGATCTCGGTCCTCGGGATGAGCAAGCGCGTATTCGGCTGCAGTGGACCAATGAAGCCCTTCTGTCCGGTCCCAATCTTCCTGGCTGCTGACGATTGTGTAGACAAGCCTCAGTCCCTCCGACTCTCCGGTTGAAACATTTCCGTGATGTGTGTCGAAAGCGTCAGCCAACAATCCTTCAGACCGAAGGTATTCTTGTGGAGGATTTGTACGCCAGAACGGTTCGCCGACCATTACGAATCCGGATGGCCTCGTCATTCCGCCAAGAGCTCTGACAGTGTTTCTGTAGCCATCGTAAATCCATGTGGCCCCTATGCACATGGCTAGGTCTGAGGATTCTCGACTCTCAGGCTTGTACTGGGCCCCGTCCATTTCCAGGAACCTCAGGTCCGCCTGCGGAACGCGCTGACGTTTCCGCTTCTCAGCTTCTCGTACACAATATGGAGATTTGTCGATTCCTATGCCTTTGATGTGGTACTTCTCGGCTAGCCTGATCAGCATCTCTCCCTTCCCGCATCCGATGTCTATGACCCTAGCATTCGGCTTCAGTTCCAGCAGATCATACAAACGCTCGAGTTTATTCTCATCTACAGGGTTCATCACGGAGTGGCGCTTGTGTATGATATCGTAGTACTTCCAGCGGTCCATGAC carries:
- a CDS encoding acetoacetate--CoA ligase, producing the protein MEQLADLVGTSLRRKPLWIPSSERVKQANLTRFLAHANKKYALSLRSYPELYRWSIEKPTDFWSAMWDYGEIASTKKFQAVVDDLRKFPGANWFPGARLNFAENLLRFRDERIALISRSEGRDRSSLTYSGLYTRVARVANGLRETGVRAGDRVGGYLPNIEEAAIAMLATTSIGAVWACCGAELGSGAVLDRFGQIKPKVLFAVDGYVYKGKKFDISPNVKNVADGVPSLEKIVMVPNSGAESGIGQPVNSVRFDEFGSGNATGNIRFEQLPSDHPVYIMFTSGTTGKPKCMVQGAAGVLLNQLKETQLHADVKKGDMITYISSPSWMMWNWLMSCLATGATLVLHDGNPLYPEWDTMWKLVQEEKLTILGCSASYLNHLRGIGAKPSKDYDLSSLREISQTGSPLSTEGFEWVYKEVKADLHLNSISGGTDINGCFAGGVPVLPVFGGELQAPGLGMKISVYDENGEPVVDRMGELVCEAPTPSMPLYFWDDPKGEKYREAYFEYYRAKGKNVWRHGDYVMVHGDTGGYTFYGRSDAVIKASGVRVGTSEIYNVVEKLPEVADSLAVGQNWAGDQRIILFVKLSPNHKLTEDLKEKIKRAIRAEASPKHVPALILEVPDIPYTLNMKKVEVAVANIVNNRPVTNRDALANPESLDFYTQLLPQLRGG
- a CDS encoding AIR synthase family protein yields the protein MRFGKPNAQYMSQTVYRLKGKKRSEVLKGPQHGLDVSVVRLGKGKVMVATSDPLSYIPQVGPEASAWLSIHLLASDLTTTGFSPVYGLFDFNLPPALGDSQFATFWKAFHNECKKLGISIIGGHTGKYPGIDYSVIGGGVLLATGPEKSYLTSSMAHSGDDVILTKGVAIETTAVLTRTFPRTVKKALGSKLFARAWDYLGKVSTVRDALTASSIGVRRDGVTAMHDATEGGVIAGMIELASASDLGIIVDLESIPVSEETRALCDHFRIDPLVSLSEGSLIIASRPAKTDKIRSKLTSAEIPSNVVGKLTSKFRGCKATTRMGMRNLGYPDADPYWTAYSKGIERGWS
- a CDS encoding thiolase domain-containing protein — translated: MRRPRRVKPLATIISAGLSKFGRRDGVYARELFAEAALEAFHRVEELDPGKDIKAAFIGQMSEAYEHQAHDAPINASWAGLLPAPATRIENACASSGSALRAGIMAIKSGMYDIVLVGGVEKMTNQPTPEVTGILATASDYPFEQWNGMTFPGLFALMATVHMHEYGTTEEQMAAVAVKNHKNGALNPKAHMQKEVTLDEVMKSRMVAWPLKLYDCSLITDGASCLILTNPKLAKKLSDNYVHIIGSGQSQDTFCLHERDSLTTINAAKQAAQEAYKMADVKPKDIDVAEVHDCFTIAEIIACEDLGFCRPGQGGKFVESGASNIGGTIPINTSGGLKSKGHPVGATGTAQIHELYLQLTGQADRRQVADAEIALAHNLGGSGATGVVHILRSV
- a CDS encoding N-acyl homoserine lactonase family protein; translated protein: MTVIDVRLLTDGYFTLDKSFLVFGKYQGIKYKAALKPLLIRTDKDNILVDTGIGTLPPKYEKFHEVIRTKEEQLRLSLKKAGLEPSDITLVVNTHLHFDHCGNNLLFPNAKFLEQTDEVRYAYFPDRFMRVSYLREFFDTDGEIVPLRGKYTIEDGVEIVPTPGHTVGHQSVVVKWKNRNLVYAGDAAPLPENIEKRNITGMIYSTAQGLESIDLLRRIENPVYIYSHENEQLKIPT
- a CDS encoding DUF1801 domain-containing protein, with the protein product MKTAQKSTQKSKGLTEGEIAAMRETLQERKAGKENDESAVLAKIAEMREPDRSIAKKLHAIIKATAPVLSPRTWYGMPAYAKDDKVVCFFQAAQKFKARYSTFGFSDKANFDEGQMWPTSFALKGLTAAEESRIAALVKKAVS
- the thiT gene encoding energy-coupled thiamine transporter ThiT; translated protein: MPKRITFRQAVPVKILAEMASAIALSGVLSLIAIFTLPQGGSITLASMVPVLLFALRRGPKLGAIAGTLLGLVVLVEMPLVVHPAQLLLDYPFAFGALGLAGLFRNRPLIGVAVGITGRFIMHFISGVIFFASYAWAGWDPIIYSAAYNAGYLIPEMVISGFIIVILVRLKALQLCL
- a CDS encoding methyltransferase domain-containing protein, with the translated sequence MDRWKYYDIIHKRHSVMNPVDENKLERLYDLLELKPNARVIDIGCGKGEMLIRLAEKYHIKGIGIDKSPYCVREAEKRKRQRVPQADLRFLEMDGAQYKPESRESSDLAMCIGATWIYDGYRNTVRALGGMTRPSGFVMVGEPFWRTNPPQEYLRSEGLLADAFDTHHGNVSTGESEGLRLVYTIVSSQEDWDRTEGLHWSTAAEYALAHPEDRDREELLARDSKERESYLKWGRDALGWAIYLFRVL
- a CDS encoding GNAT family N-acetyltransferase, with the protein product MKDAIDVSIRPYTEGDLWLLESTLGNPGQMVHLNGPESMEQIRKRHNKFLAMSVDPHAGCQFTILAGSLNSPAGNVGYWESEWKGKTGWEMGWFVLPQFQGRGIATVATRLVIDLITKLESHKFVFAFPSVENHQSNAICRKLGFILTDQVSSEYPPGSKRLLRCNIWILTLPVSGMDASATS
- a CDS encoding Zn-ribbon domain-containing OB-fold protein gives rise to the protein MSELPPPTIEEFYRQCAERKLMAVRCVRCKHIMVPPRSICPKCRSSRVEWVQLGTKGKLVTYTVVHVSPPQFKHMTPYAVGIVNMEEGVKLPSIIRTSRLESLKIGMELEVDFSPKSQETSWPHWPRYFFKETE